One genomic region from Yersinia canariae encodes:
- a CDS encoding LysR substrate-binding domain-containing protein, whose amino-acid sequence MNNPAAVRLPKLTAILAFETAANTGSLASAAVRLSLTPAAVSQQIRQLEQHLGIQLFARSKTGVELTPQGSAYLAYVQQAFETLRMAQQGIARDKGDLSLNIFALPALASRWLNPHLKQWLSQYPDVDIHIHATHSAVDFNRSAADFYLAFGNEHYPQQEQTVLFQDWVFPVASPNLLTAPWSESQRKIDYPMIHVDWGKEGQFLPDWHEWLLSAKWGASVPNRGPIYNLTSMAIDSAIAGNGILLGQQNLIKKEIAEGSLIQLSEHRLPVTKPYYLIYPKRTLDKPKAMEFIQWLQSLC is encoded by the coding sequence ATGAACAATCCAGCTGCGGTTCGCTTGCCAAAATTAACCGCTATATTAGCCTTTGAAACCGCAGCTAATACTGGCAGCCTGGCCAGTGCAGCGGTGCGTCTATCATTAACCCCTGCTGCGGTAAGTCAACAAATTCGCCAGCTAGAGCAGCATTTAGGCATTCAACTCTTTGCTCGCTCCAAAACGGGTGTTGAATTGACACCGCAAGGCAGTGCTTATTTGGCTTATGTGCAACAAGCATTTGAAACATTGCGTATGGCGCAACAAGGTATTGCGCGGGATAAAGGTGACTTATCCTTAAATATATTTGCATTACCCGCGTTAGCCAGTCGATGGCTTAATCCACATCTCAAACAGTGGTTGTCACAATATCCAGATGTAGACATCCATATTCACGCCACACATTCAGCGGTAGATTTTAATCGTTCTGCTGCTGATTTTTATCTGGCTTTTGGTAATGAGCATTACCCTCAGCAAGAGCAAACGGTTTTATTTCAAGATTGGGTCTTTCCTGTTGCCAGCCCCAACTTATTAACTGCGCCTTGGTCAGAGAGTCAGCGCAAGATTGATTATCCAATGATCCATGTTGATTGGGGTAAAGAAGGGCAGTTTTTGCCTGATTGGCATGAATGGCTTTTATCAGCAAAATGGGGCGCGAGTGTTCCTAATCGCGGGCCAATTTATAATCTAACGTCAATGGCAATTGATTCAGCAATAGCGGGTAATGGCATTTTACTGGGGCAGCAAAATTTGATTAAAAAAGAAATAGCTGAAGGCAGTTTAATTCAATTATCTGAGCACAGATTGCCCGTAACCAAACCTTATTATTTAATTTATCCTAAACGTACACTGGACAAACCGAAGGCGATGGAGTTTATTCAGTGGTTGCAGAGTCTTTGCTAG
- a CDS encoding TerB N-terminal domain-containing protein: MAKRKSTGTGWVILLIVVLGLITGIPREVWIALSAAILCMYFVWQNLKGTKRHPRPSINTDMQKTSTVPDLGDYQVAPSQLEPEQSVVPDESANKSPADDAKKSKVKQPDVSRGSLARASWLRPGELAVVAGINLPDGMIYIGNKYKSNRTGAEPAFINPSMEVATEEIDISLPLIENAPDYSTCSPEARKAYLQWLSEGRKSPAADIGYVFLFFYGLEHRVLIDAAIDPIAKKELPIIEAEINRLLNIYGKNNAFNHYAQNLLVYISRVNIDEKLYLSAPPEIREASTELPLALLVGLGQLALDQKPLPALWALAWGQACPAINQNISMAHCADIFSTLFCQYYQAQYGDGFLLPVNKTKLQIFYRPASAGLMGQEFFQQIADLPNVTVCKAHRDKLRAIFETCQRDLAIYHRFASVNPKKKMSLEGQLLMPMALWSVPLKTELESIKARVGYGLLMVTLGELFLQLSSACGTKPLERLSRNHVMALTCALASLQVGIEPDVRADNRTPVLQDTVALFPIESLAAESATLDTYRVTMLTVELACAAVMLDGRIGEPESIILTKHIDAWGFLSPGQRMRLKAYLQPGIRKNNTLLALKNNLEPLSLEHRRVIARFLAHLIQVEGTITPQEVKFLERVYKRFALDSKWVYADLDSRATPMTLSLPSTAVDVVTDADRVNLLKKESQELANLLENLFVTEAVKAQTSQEVNPQSLAAITADLPESIVTFLKLLISRDSWERDKLVDIASDMEIKLDDALVDINRKVLAAFDNPLITGDATIVINRDISAALLI, translated from the coding sequence GTGGCTAAGAGAAAATCTACTGGTACCGGCTGGGTTATCCTACTGATAGTCGTTTTAGGGCTTATTACGGGTATCCCAAGAGAGGTGTGGATTGCACTGAGTGCGGCTATCTTATGCATGTATTTTGTCTGGCAAAATCTTAAGGGCACTAAGAGGCATCCACGCCCGTCTATTAATACTGATATGCAAAAAACCTCGACGGTGCCCGACCTTGGGGATTACCAGGTTGCCCCGTCTCAGTTGGAACCAGAACAATCGGTTGTACCCGATGAGTCTGCGAATAAATCGCCTGCTGACGATGCCAAGAAATCTAAAGTAAAACAGCCCGACGTTTCACGGGGTTCGTTAGCCCGCGCCTCGTGGCTTCGTCCCGGTGAGTTGGCGGTGGTTGCGGGAATAAACTTACCTGATGGTATGATTTACATTGGTAATAAATATAAAAGCAATCGTACCGGTGCCGAGCCTGCATTTATTAACCCCTCCATGGAAGTTGCAACAGAAGAAATAGATATCTCATTACCACTGATTGAAAATGCACCGGATTACTCAACTTGTTCACCGGAAGCAAGAAAGGCGTATTTACAGTGGTTATCGGAAGGCCGTAAATCACCCGCAGCAGATATTGGCTATGTTTTCTTATTTTTCTATGGCTTAGAGCATCGAGTGCTCATTGACGCCGCGATAGATCCTATTGCTAAAAAAGAACTTCCGATCATTGAAGCTGAAATTAACCGCCTACTAAATATTTACGGGAAAAATAATGCATTTAATCATTATGCGCAGAATCTATTAGTTTATATCTCTAGGGTGAATATAGATGAGAAACTCTATCTCTCCGCGCCGCCAGAAATACGAGAGGCCTCAACTGAGCTGCCGTTGGCGCTATTGGTTGGATTGGGGCAATTAGCCCTTGACCAGAAACCCTTGCCAGCACTATGGGCACTTGCGTGGGGGCAGGCCTGTCCAGCTATCAACCAAAATATCTCAATGGCACATTGTGCTGATATTTTTTCCACCTTGTTCTGCCAATACTACCAAGCGCAATATGGGGATGGATTTTTATTACCCGTCAATAAAACCAAACTACAAATATTCTATCGCCCAGCATCTGCGGGTTTAATGGGGCAAGAGTTTTTCCAGCAAATTGCTGATCTGCCTAATGTCACAGTGTGCAAAGCACATCGAGATAAACTGCGGGCAATATTTGAAACATGTCAGCGGGATCTTGCTATTTATCACCGCTTTGCCAGTGTTAATCCAAAGAAAAAAATGTCACTAGAAGGGCAGCTATTAATGCCGATGGCATTGTGGTCTGTGCCATTAAAAACCGAATTAGAGAGTATCAAAGCCAGAGTCGGCTATGGTTTATTGATGGTCACGTTGGGCGAGCTATTTCTTCAACTCAGTAGCGCCTGCGGGACAAAACCATTAGAGCGTTTATCGCGCAATCATGTGATGGCATTGACCTGCGCACTAGCTTCTTTGCAAGTGGGTATTGAACCGGATGTCAGAGCCGATAATCGCACCCCTGTTTTGCAAGATACGGTTGCACTATTTCCTATTGAATCGCTGGCTGCTGAATCGGCTACTCTTGATACTTACCGTGTCACGATGTTGACTGTCGAACTGGCGTGTGCCGCGGTCATGTTGGATGGGCGTATCGGCGAACCTGAATCCATAATATTGACCAAACATATTGATGCTTGGGGCTTTCTTAGCCCCGGTCAACGTATGCGCTTAAAAGCTTATTTGCAGCCGGGCATACGAAAAAATAATACATTGTTGGCCCTGAAGAACAATTTAGAGCCGCTCTCGCTAGAACATCGCCGTGTTATTGCACGTTTCCTGGCGCACCTCATTCAGGTTGAGGGGACAATTACGCCACAAGAAGTGAAGTTTCTCGAGCGAGTATACAAACGTTTTGCGCTGGACAGTAAATGGGTTTATGCCGATCTTGATAGCCGAGCAACACCAATGACATTGAGTTTGCCGTCAACGGCCGTTGACGTGGTGACGGATGCTGATCGTGTCAATCTGCTGAAAAAGGAAAGCCAGGAGTTGGCCAACTTACTTGAGAATCTGTTTGTCACTGAAGCTGTCAAAGCACAAACCTCGCAAGAGGTTAACCCGCAATCTCTGGCGGCAATAACGGCTGATTTGCCTGAAAGTATCGTAACATTCTTGAAATTATTGATTTCACGAGATTCTTGGGAACGCGATAAATTGGTGGATATTGCATCTGATATGGAAATAAAACTTGATGATGCTTTGGTTGATATTAACCGGAAAGTATTGGCCGCGTTTGATAATCCGCTCATCACCGGTGACGCCACTATTGTGATAAACCGCGACATTTCAGCCGCACTACTAATATAG
- the yjjG gene encoding pyrimidine 5'-nucleotidase, giving the protein MKYQWILFDADETLFHFDAYQGLKLMFSRFNVDFSVQDFDHYQLVNKPLWVDYQDGKISAAELQNTRFEMWAEKLGVTATRLNSEFLVAMADICSLLPGARELVDALIGKVNMGIITNGFTELQTVRLERTGLRNVFSPLIISEQVGAAKPDVAIFEHAFTLMNNPAKKDILMVGDNLHSDIQGGINAGIDTCWLNTNGAIADDNIAPRYQVSSLAELQKLLLA; this is encoded by the coding sequence ATGAAATACCAATGGATACTGTTCGATGCAGATGAAACTCTATTCCATTTTGATGCTTATCAAGGATTAAAGCTCATGTTTTCACGCTTTAATGTAGATTTCTCTGTGCAAGATTTCGACCATTATCAGTTGGTTAATAAACCCCTTTGGGTTGATTATCAAGATGGTAAGATATCGGCAGCCGAATTACAAAATACACGTTTTGAAATGTGGGCCGAAAAGCTGGGAGTGACAGCAACGCGCCTCAACAGTGAATTTTTAGTCGCAATGGCAGATATCTGTTCACTATTACCCGGCGCTCGCGAGTTAGTTGATGCCCTGATCGGTAAAGTGAATATGGGCATCATTACTAATGGTTTCACAGAATTGCAGACTGTCCGATTGGAACGCACTGGGTTGAGAAATGTATTTTCCCCACTGATTATTTCAGAGCAAGTCGGGGCGGCTAAACCTGATGTTGCTATCTTTGAGCATGCTTTCACTTTAATGAATAACCCTGCGAAAAAAGATATTCTGATGGTAGGAGACAACCTCCATTCGGATATTCAGGGCGGTATTAATGCTGGCATTGATACTTGCTGGCTTAATACCAACGGTGCTATCGCGGATGATAATATTGCGCCGCGTTATCAGGTCAGTTCACTGGCAGAGTTACAAAAATTACTGCTGGCGTAA
- the ilvN gene encoding acetolactate synthase small subunit, whose translation MTGQQIAPQKTTSARVTLLLTVRNHPGVMSHICGLFARRAFNVDGILCMPLAGGEESRIWLQVLDDQRLQQMINQLEKLEDVLQVCRFDSEMPIFDQVEDLVANQR comes from the coding sequence ATGACTGGTCAACAAATAGCGCCACAAAAAACCACTTCAGCGCGCGTCACGCTGCTGCTCACCGTGCGTAACCACCCGGGGGTCATGTCCCATATTTGCGGTTTATTCGCCCGCCGTGCATTTAACGTTGATGGGATATTATGTATGCCTTTGGCTGGCGGAGAAGAAAGCCGAATCTGGTTACAAGTCTTAGATGATCAGCGTTTGCAGCAAATGATAAACCAGCTCGAAAAACTCGAGGATGTGCTTCAGGTTTGCCGCTTTGACTCTGAAATGCCTATTTTTGATCAAGTTGAGGATTTAGTCGCGAATCAGCGGTAA
- the ilvB gene encoding acetolactate synthase large subunit, whose translation MRYTGAQLIVRLLEQQGITTVAGIPGGAALPLYDALGQSRIIRHVLARHEQGAGFMAQGMARASGQTAVCLASSGPGATNLVTAIADAKLDSIPLVCITGQVSSSMIGTDAFQEVDTYGMSIPITKHNYLVRDISELAQVIPAAFRIAQSGRPGPVWIDIPKDVQTAEIELDALPEPGLADKPCPVDPVAIAQAAQMINRAVRPVLYLGGGIVSSEAHQQAIQLAEQAGLPTTMTLMALGTMPVEHPLSLGMLGMHAARSTNLIMQQADLLIVLGARFDDRAIGKAEQFCPDASIIHIDIDPAELGKIRRPHLAMNADIKQVLTHLLPLVETQARSEWRGMVSDMQREFPFNQPNSANPLCHYGLIRAAAEALDDDTIITTDVGQHQMWVAQAYPLHRPRQWLTSGGLGTMGFGLPAAIGAALAKPQAKVVCFSGDGSLMMNIQEMATAAEEQLNVKIILMNNQSLGLVHQQQELFFGKRIFAADYPYRTNFIHIAEGFGFSTCDLNTASDPYSALHEALNRPGPVLIHALIDVDEKVYPMVPPGAANIDMIGGE comes from the coding sequence ATGCGTTATACAGGCGCCCAATTGATAGTTCGTTTGCTGGAACAGCAAGGCATCACCACTGTTGCGGGGATTCCTGGTGGGGCCGCGTTGCCGCTGTATGATGCTCTGGGGCAAAGCCGCATTATTCGCCATGTGTTGGCGCGGCATGAGCAAGGTGCTGGTTTTATGGCTCAGGGCATGGCCCGAGCCTCTGGGCAAACAGCAGTCTGTTTAGCATCCAGTGGCCCCGGCGCGACCAATCTGGTTACAGCGATTGCGGATGCGAAACTCGACTCCATCCCACTGGTTTGTATTACGGGCCAAGTATCATCTTCAATGATTGGGACCGACGCGTTCCAAGAGGTCGACACTTACGGTATGTCGATTCCCATCACCAAACACAATTATTTGGTGCGTGATATTAGCGAACTCGCCCAAGTTATCCCTGCCGCATTCCGTATCGCACAGTCTGGACGCCCAGGCCCAGTATGGATTGATATTCCCAAAGATGTACAAACAGCAGAAATCGAGCTTGATGCCCTGCCAGAGCCAGGTCTCGCTGATAAGCCCTGCCCAGTTGACCCGGTGGCTATTGCACAAGCCGCGCAAATGATTAATCGTGCAGTTCGACCAGTGCTCTATCTGGGCGGCGGGATAGTCAGCTCCGAAGCTCATCAGCAAGCCATACAACTGGCCGAACAAGCCGGTTTGCCAACGACCATGACATTAATGGCATTAGGCACGATGCCGGTTGAGCACCCATTATCATTGGGAATGCTGGGGATGCATGCTGCGCGTTCAACTAACCTTATTATGCAACAAGCCGATTTATTGATTGTGCTGGGGGCGCGATTTGATGATCGTGCCATCGGCAAAGCCGAACAGTTCTGCCCCGATGCCAGTATTATCCATATTGATATTGACCCGGCGGAACTGGGTAAGATTCGTCGGCCACATCTGGCGATGAATGCTGATATTAAACAGGTATTAACCCATTTGCTGCCCTTGGTTGAAACGCAAGCCCGCAGTGAATGGCGTGGCATGGTCAGTGATATGCAGCGCGAATTTCCGTTCAATCAGCCCAATAGTGCCAACCCATTGTGCCACTATGGGTTGATTCGTGCGGCCGCAGAAGCCCTGGATGACGACACTATCATTACCACTGATGTTGGCCAGCACCAGATGTGGGTCGCTCAGGCATACCCTCTGCATCGTCCTCGCCAGTGGTTAACCTCCGGCGGGCTGGGCACCATGGGGTTTGGACTGCCCGCCGCCATTGGCGCTGCACTGGCCAAACCGCAAGCAAAAGTGGTGTGTTTTTCAGGGGACGGCAGCTTGATGATGAATATTCAAGAGATGGCGACCGCAGCAGAAGAGCAACTTAACGTTAAGATTATTTTGATGAATAACCAATCATTAGGTTTAGTTCATCAGCAACAGGAATTGTTCTTCGGTAAAAGAATCTTTGCGGCTGATTACCCTTACCGCACTAATTTTATTCATATTGCTGAAGGCTTTGGCTTCTCGACTTGCGATCTTAATACTGCCAGTGATCCTTATAGCGCATTGCATGAAGCTTTAAACCGCCCTGGCCCCGTCCTTATCCATGCACTGATTGATGTAGATGAAAAAGTGTATCCCATGGTGCCACCGGGTGCGGCAAATATTGATATGATTGGAGGTGAATAA
- the ivbL gene encoding ilvB operon leader peptide IvbL: MRYLVNYSSTHFALLNTAHVDAVVVVRVVVVVVGSAP, translated from the coding sequence ATGAGATACCTCGTGAACTATTCCTCTACTCATTTCGCTCTACTAAACACCGCGCATGTTGACGCGGTAGTCGTCGTGCGCGTGGTAGTGGTGGTGGTCGGCAGCGCGCCGTAA
- a CDS encoding DUF1460 domain-containing protein, with the protein MHKSLSLALIAVLAGCGAKNSAHEQVDIDNYTANRITYIIETQVKQTDHRYPGEVINKVSAAFLGTPYKADMLIGSPTKPEKLVIDFRGLDCFTYLDYVNSLRKATDTTDFVQQLISTRYINSDISYKNRKHFFTDWSHQPPLNAQDVTAKISSHAVTVTKFLNQKKDGSEFIPTLGIVKRDVVYIPAEFINETVVSQLKTGDYIGIYTKIEGLDVTHTGIFIMTPDGPMLRNASSLQKNMKVVDSPFIQYVKDKPGIVVLRAL; encoded by the coding sequence ATGCATAAATCATTATCTTTGGCTTTAATTGCTGTTTTAGCCGGCTGTGGCGCGAAAAATAGCGCACATGAACAAGTCGATATTGATAATTACACGGCTAATCGAATCACTTACATCATAGAAACTCAAGTTAAACAAACGGATCATCGCTATCCCGGAGAGGTGATTAATAAAGTCTCCGCTGCGTTTTTGGGAACCCCTTATAAAGCGGATATGTTGATTGGATCGCCGACAAAACCTGAGAAATTAGTGATAGATTTCAGAGGGCTGGATTGTTTTACTTATCTTGATTATGTTAACTCGCTGCGGAAGGCTACAGATACAACCGATTTTGTGCAGCAGCTTATAAGTACTCGCTATATTAACAGTGATATTAGCTACAAAAATCGCAAACATTTCTTCACTGATTGGTCACACCAACCGCCATTAAATGCGCAAGATGTTACTGCAAAGATAAGTTCTCATGCCGTGACCGTCACTAAGTTCCTGAATCAAAAAAAGGATGGTAGTGAATTTATTCCGACATTAGGTATCGTTAAACGGGATGTTGTTTATATCCCGGCGGAGTTCATTAATGAAACTGTTGTTAGCCAATTAAAAACCGGTGATTACATTGGTATTTATACCAAAATAGAGGGATTAGATGTCACTCATACAGGTATTTTTATTATGACGCCTGATGGGCCGATGCTCCGTAATGCTTCTTCGTTGCAAAAGAATATGAAAGTTGTTGATTCGCCCTTTATTCAATATGTGAAAGATAAACCCGGGATTGTCGTGCTGAGAGCGCTATAA
- a CDS encoding N-acetylmuramoyl-L-alanine amidase, translated as MYMIDYNNFRAIKSFNSRVRFLVLHYTAENFENSIHSLTGNNVSVHYLVPDLNDESYKKAGFNDMRIFNLVDENARAWHVGVSSWAGRTNLNDTSIGIEIVNLATEQGGVFDFPPYPENQIAAVKQLAANILQRYPDISPTHVVAHSDIAPTRKSDPGPKFPWLELYNDGIGAWYDPDTKEKFTQEFTQQGLPTKSDLLGHFNTYGYDISIASSDDGYQHLVRAFQLHFRPADYGGHIDIETAAILYALVEKYFPA; from the coding sequence ATGTATATGATTGACTATAATAATTTTCGCGCTATCAAATCATTTAATTCACGAGTGCGCTTCTTAGTCTTGCACTACACCGCCGAGAATTTTGAAAACTCTATCCATTCCTTAACTGGCAATAATGTCAGTGTTCATTACTTAGTCCCCGACCTTAATGATGAGAGTTATAAGAAAGCGGGATTTAATGACATGCGAATATTTAACCTGGTGGATGAAAATGCGCGGGCCTGGCATGTGGGCGTCAGCAGTTGGGCAGGGCGCACTAATCTTAATGATACTTCCATCGGGATTGAAATTGTCAACTTAGCTACTGAACAGGGTGGTGTTTTTGATTTTCCACCGTATCCAGAAAACCAGATTGCAGCAGTAAAACAGTTGGCGGCAAATATATTACAGCGCTACCCTGATATATCGCCGACACATGTGGTGGCTCACTCAGATATTGCCCCAACTCGCAAGAGTGATCCTGGGCCAAAGTTTCCTTGGCTGGAATTGTATAACGACGGCATTGGTGCCTGGTATGACCCTGATACCAAAGAAAAATTTACTCAAGAGTTTACTCAGCAAGGATTACCGACTAAATCTGACTTACTGGGCCACTTCAATACTTATGGCTACGATATTTCCATCGCCAGTAGTGATGATGGCTATCAGCATCTGGTTCGCGCATTTCAGCTACACTTTCGGCCTGCGGACTACGGTGGTCATATTGATATTGAAACGGCGGCTATTCTCTATGCTTTGGTTGAAAAATATTTTCCGGCCTAG
- a CDS encoding putative virulence factor: MKSLTSRQLNSQLLQVTQGIDQTIDWINHTRQHALRLDIEADQLVVKLRRHRNKARHLSDMALTPMSIGFIGQSSAGKQHLISALIADEHGQLETTLAGKTLNFWQQIKPGYQSSGLVVRFSHQTAINHDSHPVQLSLLNEVDVAKIVAKVSLQDNQQQTRKHSPDEQHITDHLQQLVMRKQPQAIAGVTRDDVISLWDYLARHDAVRQRSLDSHFWPIAIELAPYLSIDDRAILFSLLWAESKPLTDTYRHFSYTLQHLGGAPRILAPLSVIVDNMLLPANGVMNVAALNYLNTPADTDIQVLPLKDNNAGNPVTLSLAELTLLSIELQIPLPMSAVENAFESIDLLDFPDFSDEFEIPTQLEHQSYPLASSLSHAKNAYLLERYTDKQQINLLLVCNAASSRAEVKAVGKTLDYWVKQSQGENTQVRSRRNPGLIWALTPFDQRITSDGVKNHDEAVQRYVGNPGDSWGTMLALDTRGIERMVAYLTQEIRRDIKAERISEQLNEIQRDLTDNVLAGWSQPASNELQQKHRIAETLLKALQTRTGLHGELLERLLPSRDELRALYLQQQNRAVELATPTAMNNEPFSIGIDIDLFSDQPLSSEQPTAATTPAGGDYEAEYAANVQRYWVNHLRQLPDNSPLIELLGITKPTIELLVAELITASIRLDITGQLVKILADNEQVGLHRDTKADRQVSRALTVLGDFVAWLGFLQINEAQRPDSRINRGHKIFAQPPKSVSPLGASHRLTKLALTPTNNTAFYIYDWLVGLGEMIIHNEGYSASTEISEQHREHLAAILALIKQPHIH; encoded by the coding sequence ATGAAATCATTAACCAGCCGACAGCTCAATAGCCAGCTTTTACAGGTTACCCAAGGCATTGATCAGACGATTGATTGGATTAACCATACGCGCCAACATGCCCTCCGACTGGATATCGAAGCCGACCAATTGGTGGTCAAATTACGTCGCCATCGTAATAAAGCACGCCATCTGTCTGACATGGCGTTAACCCCCATGAGTATTGGATTTATAGGGCAATCTTCTGCCGGGAAACAGCATCTGATTTCTGCATTGATTGCTGACGAACACGGGCAATTGGAAACCACTCTCGCGGGAAAAACACTCAACTTTTGGCAGCAAATTAAGCCCGGCTATCAATCCAGTGGGCTGGTTGTCCGTTTTAGCCATCAAACGGCGATTAATCATGACAGCCATCCGGTACAACTGTCTCTGCTCAATGAAGTGGATGTTGCTAAAATTGTGGCGAAGGTGTCCTTACAGGATAATCAACAACAAACCCGTAAGCATTCACCGGATGAACAGCATATTACCGACCATCTGCAGCAGTTGGTGATGCGCAAGCAGCCGCAAGCCATTGCCGGCGTTACCCGTGATGATGTCATCAGCCTTTGGGATTATTTAGCTCGCCATGACGCAGTGCGCCAGCGGAGTTTGGATTCGCATTTCTGGCCTATCGCCATTGAATTGGCACCTTATTTAAGTATTGATGACCGGGCTATTTTATTCTCACTACTGTGGGCGGAGTCAAAGCCGCTGACTGATACTTATCGCCATTTTTCCTATACTTTGCAGCACTTAGGTGGCGCACCGCGAATACTAGCACCTCTTAGTGTGATCGTTGACAATATGCTGTTGCCGGCCAACGGAGTCATGAATGTCGCTGCGCTTAACTACCTCAATACCCCTGCAGATACCGATATACAAGTGCTGCCGCTGAAAGACAACAATGCTGGCAACCCAGTGACGTTGTCACTTGCGGAATTAACACTCCTGTCAATTGAGTTACAGATTCCCTTGCCAATGTCTGCTGTCGAAAATGCATTTGAATCCATTGATTTATTGGATTTCCCCGATTTTAGCGACGAATTTGAGATCCCAACTCAGCTTGAGCATCAGTCGTATCCATTGGCATCTTCGTTGTCACATGCCAAGAACGCCTATCTACTTGAGCGCTATACCGACAAGCAACAAATAAACCTGTTATTGGTATGTAATGCAGCCAGCAGCCGTGCCGAAGTCAAAGCCGTGGGCAAAACACTCGATTATTGGGTTAAACAGTCTCAGGGCGAAAATACACAAGTGCGTTCGCGCCGAAATCCGGGGCTTATCTGGGCGTTGACACCTTTTGATCAGCGAATTACTTCAGATGGTGTGAAGAATCATGACGAAGCAGTACAGCGCTATGTTGGTAACCCCGGTGACAGTTGGGGCACTATGTTGGCATTAGATACTCGTGGCATTGAGCGAATGGTGGCTTATCTGACACAAGAAATTCGCCGTGACATTAAGGCTGAACGTATTTCCGAGCAACTTAATGAAATACAACGAGATCTGACAGACAATGTGCTGGCGGGCTGGTCTCAACCTGCCAGTAATGAGTTGCAACAAAAACACCGTATCGCTGAAACACTGCTTAAAGCACTACAAACCCGCACAGGCCTGCATGGCGAGCTATTGGAGCGATTGTTACCCTCGCGTGATGAGTTGCGTGCCTTATATTTGCAGCAGCAAAACCGTGCTGTAGAGCTCGCCACCCCCACCGCAATGAATAACGAGCCATTCAGTATTGGTATTGATATCGATTTATTCAGCGACCAGCCTTTATCTTCTGAACAACCCACCGCAGCGACGACACCAGCGGGCGGCGATTATGAAGCTGAGTACGCCGCGAATGTGCAGCGTTACTGGGTCAATCACCTGCGGCAGTTACCGGATAACAGCCCGCTCATTGAGCTTTTGGGTATCACCAAACCTACCATTGAGCTACTGGTGGCTGAGTTAATAACCGCCAGTATCAGATTGGATATCACCGGGCAATTGGTCAAGATACTGGCCGATAATGAGCAAGTTGGTTTGCACCGTGATACTAAAGCTGATCGCCAGGTGTCTCGTGCCCTGACGGTATTAGGTGATTTCGTTGCATGGCTGGGGTTCTTGCAAATCAATGAAGCCCAGCGGCCAGATAGTCGAATTAATCGAGGCCATAAGATTTTTGCTCAACCACCTAAATCAGTATCTCCTTTAGGGGCATCTCACCGGCTGACCAAACTGGCCCTCACCCCAACTAATAATACGGCATTTTATATTTATGACTGGTTGGTCGGCTTAGGCGAAATGATTATTCACAATGAGGGATATTCGGCCAGCACTGAAATCAGTGAGCAGCATCGTGAACATTTAGCCGCTATATTAGCGTTGATTAAGCAACCCCATATTCATTAA